The Ctenopharyngodon idella isolate HZGC_01 chromosome 19, HZGC01, whole genome shotgun sequence genomic sequence AGCTCTGGCCCTTCCTCTCGTtccccctccacctcccccaggaGCAACAGATCCGAAACCAGCCCTGACCCCGAGCTGCCGATCGCCATGGATACGAACCCAAGCTCAGACTCCTCCAGTGCCACTGACAGCGGGGAGGAGGAGGTTATCGGCACAGTTACCAGGGCACACCAGGAGACATTCATGTACAATCAGGAGCAGGGCAGCATGCCTTCAGAGGCCCCTAACAACTACAACCATTGCACAGAGAAGACTCAGGATGTCTGGAACCGTGAGAACAATACATCCTCAGTGAGTGAACAGAAGCCACAGTCGAGCTGTGGTCCACAGGGGACTGAAGACTCTGGCCGACATTACAGTACTCAGAGCAGCTGTCCAGTCAGACTACCCAACAGCATCTCCGGTGGACCATCTCTGCAGAACCTTTGTCTGAGAGCTCATAATGACAATGAAACCCATGCCCATGGCAGCTATAATGTCCCAACATTCGCAAGGGTAAACAGGATGCACCTGGTGAGTTACACAGAGTACTAATACCAAAATGGCAATTCCAAAATTTCAGTAGTCATACAAATACTCAGAAAATTACATGATCCTCTTTAACAGGTTTGCCCCATGAATACATCACCCTATGTGGATCCTCAGAAGTCGGGTCACAGTATTTGGGAGGAGTTCTCCATGAGCTTCACCCCAGCTGTCAGGGAGGTGGTGGAATTCGCAAAGCGTATCCCAGGATTCAAAGATCTATCCCAGCATGACCAGGTCAGCCTGCTCAAGGCTGGTACCTTTGAGGTATgagcaaaacacaacacaacacaatctCTGTGCTGAATCCTATAGCAAGTAATTCAATTTCATTTGAAGTGTAAAACGATCTGAGGTTTCCTGTTTGGTCTGTAGGTGCTGGTGGTGCGCTTTACATCCCTGTTCGATGTGAAGGAGCGGACGGTTACATTTCTGAGTGGCAATAAGTATAGCGTGGAGGCTCTGCGGTCTTTGGGCGCTGGAGATCTCCTCAACTCAATGTTTGACTTCACTGAGAAGCTGCAAGCTCTCAACCTCAGTGACGAGGAAATGAGCCTCTTTACGGCCGTAGTGCTGGTGTCTGCAGGTATTTATCACTTCTTGTTGTGTCATTCCGTTCTCAGACCATACACTCTATAGTTTTGTATCTAAGATGATGAAATGACTTATTGCAAGTTAAAATGACAGTTTGAggctttaaatattaaatatttgcacTTAAGGATAAAGATTTCAAGATGAAGTTACAATTAGATTTCACTTAAATTTAAAAACTAAGGATTAGATTAAAACTAAGGATTGaaaattaaagtccccctgtagtcaataattttatcacttaaaactcatctttgatcaccaaaattaagtcaagtcacttttatttatatagcgctttttacaatgcagattttgtcaaagcagctttcagtgataactggcaaataattttggctgcacagcagctctagaagaaaatggtgtcattgtccagcttaagtaagttcagaaTTGATTCATtcctttgtaaaaatcaatagttattaatttagtcaaTTAATCTATATACATtggctctggagaaaacagtgatgtcatcgtccagttcagttcaattcagtttgcatacaatggtgtcaatgtaGACAGATCAAAAAAATATCAAGTGCCCCCAACTaagcaaggaacccaaacacCAAAAGGtgacaaaatggagaaaaaaaccttgggagaaaccaggcaaATTACACgtttaaacaattttttcctgtgaaaaaaaaaaaaaaaaaaattcttcatgccttaaaatagcttgaatgtaattCTACATTCTTGCTTTATTTAGTAtaccatgaatatgcaaattagccccgccttaTATGTTTACAACATATTGTGATGTAGAGGACAAGGGtgatttaaaactgtttttgagACCATCTTTGTCTCACAGCagttttaagggaaaaaaatacacagcaatggtgttgactgatgaatttgcacatagtTTATCgtaaagcatattaaaagcaCCACATGGAcgtataaacaacattaaaagcttgattttcaccacagaagAAATCTttaagaattaaaatgaatgattaaAGGTTTAAAATTTACGTCAGGAAGGTCATAATGATtatatagtaaaaaataaacttttattttcgGACCACTGTATGCCCTGAGCCAATGAAAACTTGTGAAATGAATTCCCCTTCTGTGTTCCCCATAGATCGTTCTGGTCTCGAGAACATCAACTCAGTTGAGGCACTTCAGGAAACTCTGATTCGAGCTCTGCGCAGCTTGATCACCAAGAATCACCCCAACGAGATTGCCATCTTTACTAAACTGCTTCTCAAACTTCCAGACCTGCGCTCCCTCAACAACATGCACTCTGAGCAGCTCTTGGCCTTCAAGGTCCAACCCTGACCACCCACCAACCCCCATAACTGTGGACCACACCCCCTCCCATCCACTTCCAGAGCCTCCAGGCCCATTTCTGTCACCCACTAAGCCAATGGGGAGCCTGTTCTTGTTCAAAGCCCCTTAGCTGACATTTCTCCTCATGAGGACTTCTGGGTAAATATGGAGGTAgttgggggtgggggggggggggggggggctgcAGATACTTAAGTCATTGTACTGTAAAACGCCTCTGTTCGTGCTAATGCACAAGACCCGCAAACACAAACTGGACGGGTTTCGTTGTAGATGCTTACGAGAGTTTGTATGATTACGGGGTTTGTGTGTACGCAGAGGCACCTTGAATTTGTTTTTAGATTTATACTGCCTGTGCAATAAGTGACACGTTCACTGTTTTTGGATTGTTCCTTGTTGGTCTTTTAATACTTTCAGAGAAGAGGAAGTACGGTATCTTGTGGCTGTATGAAAGCTGTGTGTTGTTAACGGGAGGGGATATGAAGGGATATTCTAACACATAAGCTTAAAACAAATGAGAAACTAGTACACAAGCACAGTTTGATGTCCTTTCTATAATTTGAAGACAAGAAAAGACAAAAAGCACCAACTATGTAATGGAAGAATGTGGAACAAGCTGCTAATCAGAGCTTTCTGGCAGAAAGACACAAGAATGTTTAATGGATAGATCtatttttgtagtttgtttccatcttaaaaattgTCGTTAAGTGCAAAGGAAGCCACTCTATCCTTAGGCCTGAAACATTACTCAAGTATGAGAATGCAAAGCTCAATTTTATGGTAAAGGTCCTCAAGTTCCAGCCATGCATGGCTTACCGACACTGTAGGAAACATTAACAGTCAGTTTTATCCTTCAGGTCAGCCATGGTGGTGCAATAATTTGAAAAGAATCTTGCTAAGAAAGTTAAAGTTAGTTCAAGTTTATAGATAGCTACCTGAATAATGACACATGTGGTTTATTGGTACAAACATTTGAAAGTGACTCCTGCAGCTTAAGTGTTTGTTACCGCCAATATTTAACTAGACCGCAGGCTTGGCCAAGCATTTGCGTTCTTGCATAGAGTATGTTTCCGACTTTAGATCTGCATAATGGTGCATCTGTGTATATGTTTTGATTCGTAGGGCTTTTAGTAATGACACAATGTTTCATGTTGCTGAATGACAAAAGGAAGGACATATGCGTTTTATCTCTATAAGAATGCATGCTCCTCCCAGTACTGATGGGACACAAAGCCATCTAGTGATGTCATAATGTCTGATTATAGCTGAGGCCACATCCTAACTGACACCTGCCAACTTGATGCATCTGTATGGGTGATCATTTCAGGCTGAATATTTATGATGAATTTTTTGACTGATGGTTTGGGAGGAAACGCTCCACTTCATATAATTGCAATTCtgttcatttctcttttttgaatgttattttttttttttttttggcaagtcTGTTGAGTGAAAGTTCTTATAGAATTATTGTGTCTGTGTGATTAGCTGCAGTAAGCAGATAGTGCACATACTTGAGCACCGTTGGACCAGACAGGAAAAGGAAACTGGACATGGCCCAAAACTCCACCAAGGAACACTGGCAATGCCTCTCTCCCTGCCATCTCTGGGCATCAACTCTTCTCGGGTCAGATCTGATATCAAAGCTGCTGTACATGAATAGTTAATTAAAGAAGTATCTTCAGTTAGTTTCGGTGTTGGTGTTCCTGTTTCATTGTTCAGCCTGTGGCTCACTCATTGTCTGTGTTGTGTTGCCATAATCCAGTCTGTCTGTTTTCTTCTGTGAAAGCATTGTAAGCTAGATATATATATTGGATATATATAgagatttaaatgtatataaataagaaaataaacagataaatgCTGATCTCTTTCTCCCCatgtatttagttatttttgcacCCATGTGTAAGGACACAAATGTAAAGAAAAACCAAGGGAAGTCTAATAGATAggcatacactaccattcaaaacatgttttgtgtgtttttgcaagTCCTTAACattcaccaaggttgcatttattagatcaaaaacacagtaatactgtaaaatattattacaatttatgttATGACCCCGTCTAAGGTGAGGCTGCAACATAAACTGGATTTGGCAATCAAAGATCCTTTGTACACTTTTATTTACATGACCAAAAGTGAAAGCGCAACTTCAGGGGTGAGCAAAAgccaaaacaacaaataaacctCCTAACAGGAACAACTGAATTccctaaaaaaatgaaataaaataataaattaacctATCTAATGGAAAACACTATTTGAAGTCATGGCACACACCCCCTACAGCTTCCAAGAGTGGAAAAGATTTACAATACTttacaaaatatacattaaGAAATGAGACTGACAGCAATCTATCAACTAAAAAGCATAATTCACATGGCACACAACAGGCAGATCAATAGGCGAGCTAGAAGCAACAACACTGTAGCAAACACGCAGAAGCACAATAACAATTGTAACAGGAAGTCACAGGTTGAGCAGAGCTCCCTCTTCAGGCACTGCAGATCCTTTTATTGCTCCTTGGTCCTATTAACACCAATCACAAACATATATTATTGAGCCACTATTattgtttctgaagagcatACAATTTTCCAGAGATGGCCTTGGAAACTGTATTAAATTCTTTTCTAGATACTGTAAATTTGGAACTCAGAACAAAATCAGAGTAGTTGAATAAATTACCACCATTTTCATTATTAGAAATCTGGTTTACTAACATCACTACATTACTGAACCAGTTTTCAAGAAACAAGGATTTCCTCTTATGTAGAATATTACAGTTATTCCaaatacaaaaagtaaaaaaaaaaactgtagtgAGAAATTATTCTTGTAAATAAGTCCCCAAGCCAAAATCATTTGCTGATGATAATTGGAGAGTTTCATAGGAAGTTTACTAATAGAATAACTGCACATTAAAAGGAAATCTATATCTTTAATTGAGAGACATAAGTGGGATTACACTACAAATAGAAGATTGATTGTAGAGGAAGCTTTTAAGCCAATTAATTTTTAGGGTATTATTAAGGAAgtcaaaatcaataaaatttaAGCCGCTCTTATATGGAAGTTTACTAATGCCAAaagtgtgtgaaaaaaaaaagccagtaacactttacaataaggttcattagttaaagcTTCaatccgtaactttttttggttaaaaatcaatttttgagcaagtacataaccagccagtgttcaaaactatctccttaccttagcccgattcacaacgttAAGCGTGGTGGGTTTCCGTGGGAGATTCGAGCATGCAGctttgtctttgcgtcattacgtcacgtctgtaaacagaaaggaaggagtcccagctagtagacTATACATATAGGATGCCTTATGCCTTATAttatttatagccttttctcacagcagctgaaataattaaacttactttttttttattttaattcagaaaggTCCACATGACAATCagcagtgacaactggagattcacccatagtaaaaagcaaaagacttcggactgcagagtggctacagaaatagaaatctacaggtaacgctaatacacactaaatacatagTCActcaatgctgatgttgttaacattaacaatttgaaaacaaagtataacaacaataataatttgcatggtttgatgtagggctgggcaaaaaaatctatttttcgattaatcgttttttgtttttttgtttttttttaaatgtggtcGATTCTATATCGATTCTCAAAAGCCAAGAATCGATTTTTTCCGTATTTATTTCCGCAAACACTGAACATAATATCTGATTGACGTTAATCCTATTACTAGTCTTCTCCACTAGATGTCATCCTCTTATTTACCTTGCGTGATGTTACAGCGGGCCGGGGACTCTGTCATTCATTCAGTGCTACTGCTAATGGCGGATGCATGCGCGCCCTTCAGCGTGAAACGTTCCGGACAGTTGAAGGAACTGTAAGTCTACCGATCGGGCCAGCGCTGCATGATCACCAAAGTTTGTCATTTGCACGCGTTTtcaagccttgccaatttaagcattcaagtgaaagagaactcgcgcGCGCTGTGTGAGAAGTTATGTGTGCGCAGTGCACACACCCGAAAAGCGCTCAGAGCTGCGCGCCTCAGACAGCATgaaagtaataaaattaattctcTTTCACCTTTCTTTGCACCTAAACgaacaaattcacacaaatttATATCAAAATGCACCCGTTTGCGAGTATCTAGGTAAACATAGTGGGTTACAGTAAGCAGTAAATAAAGAACGCATGTGTCATTATTGTATCCGTGCAatagtcttaaagtgacagcaaccgaATATTCCTGCAgctgtttttaatgttcatcagactacaaaagacaaagagaaaatcactccctgctcttcactgaataacgtttttgtaactttaataaggattaatctgtacatttgattactttattcagtttatgtacctgaaaactactgttagacctacctgaaaaacctaaAAGCACTGATTTCATTTGTTCTTTGttcaattgtatttatttgtgctattgcttgtagttaaattatttttttcttttttattaatgacactttatttgtctttaataatcttgaaatttatattagtagcTTTAGCTGTGGTCTCAAATGGAATCGAGAATTGTTAAATTTCACTCGTATCTAAAATTGGttgtcataaccttatttattacaACATAAGtatacatgggtcaaaaacaacaaaaacaataactattttattcatttattatttttttgtagtgGGGCATGTGAAAATTTATTGCATTAATTGAATCAAAAATCGAGAATTGAATCATAAAATCGAATCGAGAATCGAATTGAGaccttgtgaatcgaaatcgaatcgaTTTGGGACATCTGAATCGATAGCCTACCCAGCCCtagtttgatgtgatatgagctaaacgatcgttagatttaatcgccattggcagcgcgatttattgtaggctaatgcttttttcctcagttggtcagaacagaagtggcagatttgttacttacttgttcagacattttccggtgaaaattcttattttggtcatacttccaagtagaggtcgaccgatatatGTTGGTCAAGTTTTGTTGAACATCGGAAAGtgtgataatataaaacatactggaaatatgtttatgacttcattcaaaatacaaaaagtgtATTGTGCTTTTCCAAATACACCATAACAGATTAATAACATACaaaatactgtaatactgtACATAACTATGCCAATatgaacataatattttgtacaCAGATCAAACTAATGTTCAGAAATAGTTCTACA encodes the following:
- the nr1d2b gene encoding nuclear receptor subfamily 1 group D member 2b yields the protein MESTKAGGVIAYISSSSSASSPESCHSDSSNSSYQSCSPPHAGQGQQGEALPVASQSRQPRNSGGKARSPSTTKSGITKINGLVLLCKVCGDVASGFHYGVHACEGCKGFFRRSIQQNIQYKKCLKNETCPIMRINRNRCQQCRFKKCLLVGMSRDAVRFGRIPKREKQRMLLEMQNAMNNMMNNSHGNQPLPLSNQISATDGASEDSSGPSSRSPSTSPRSNRSETSPDPELPIAMDTNPSSDSSSATDSGEEEVIGTVTRAHQETFMYNQEQGSMPSEAPNNYNHCTEKTQDVWNRENNTSSVSEQKPQSSCGPQGTEDSGRHYSTQSSCPVRLPNSISGGPSLQNLCLRAHNDNETHAHGSYNVPTFARVNRMHLVCPMNTSPYVDPQKSGHSIWEEFSMSFTPAVREVVEFAKRIPGFKDLSQHDQVSLLKAGTFEVLVVRFTSLFDVKERTVTFLSGNKYSVEALRSLGAGDLLNSMFDFTEKLQALNLSDEEMSLFTAVVLVSADRSGLENINSVEALQETLIRALRSLITKNHPNEIAIFTKLLLKLPDLRSLNNMHSEQLLAFKVQP